In Streptomyces sp. NBC_00569, a single genomic region encodes these proteins:
- a CDS encoding acetamidase/formamidase family protein, whose product MSDPRILTVRPEPGEYAYTFGGAPPVARIAPGTVLDLYTEDCFGGRVRSEKDLVSRVCEFPFLNPQTGPFHIEGAEPGDTVAVHFVSVEPARDWAASTTVPLFGALTSTHTTATLQPPLPEVVWMWHLDRERRTARFTAHDSDLQVELPMDPMHGTVGVAPANLEVRSALVPDAHGGNMDSPEMRAGVTCYLGVNVEGALLSLGDGHARQGEGETCGVAVECAMRTVVIVELLKGVATPWPRIESDTHIISTGSARPLEDAFRISQLDLVRWLERDYGFSELDAYQFASQTVESPLANVCDTNYTCVAKLRKEWLPARDTHRGLHAHLKDVAATLPRPDHHTF is encoded by the coding sequence ATGAGCGACCCTCGGATCCTGACCGTGCGGCCCGAACCGGGCGAGTACGCCTACACGTTCGGCGGGGCGCCGCCCGTCGCCAGGATCGCACCGGGCACGGTCCTGGACCTGTACACGGAGGACTGTTTCGGCGGGCGGGTGCGGTCCGAGAAGGATCTGGTGTCGCGGGTGTGCGAGTTCCCGTTCCTCAATCCGCAGACCGGGCCCTTTCACATCGAGGGTGCCGAACCCGGTGACACGGTCGCGGTGCACTTCGTGTCCGTCGAACCGGCCCGCGACTGGGCCGCCTCCACGACGGTCCCGCTCTTCGGCGCGCTCACGTCCACCCACACCACGGCCACCCTCCAGCCGCCGCTGCCCGAGGTCGTATGGATGTGGCACCTCGACCGGGAGCGCCGCACCGCCCGGTTCACCGCGCACGACAGCGACCTCCAGGTCGAGCTGCCGATGGATCCGATGCACGGAACGGTCGGCGTGGCCCCCGCGAACCTGGAGGTCCGCTCGGCCCTCGTCCCGGACGCGCACGGCGGCAACATGGACTCGCCGGAGATGCGCGCGGGCGTCACCTGTTATCTCGGGGTGAATGTCGAGGGTGCGCTGCTGAGCCTCGGCGACGGACACGCGCGGCAGGGCGAGGGGGAGACGTGCGGCGTCGCCGTCGAGTGCGCCATGCGGACCGTCGTGATCGTCGAGCTCCTCAAGGGCGTCGCCACACCGTGGCCGCGCATCGAGTCCGACACACACATCATCTCGACGGGGTCGGCGCGGCCCCTCGAGGACGCGTTCCGGATATCCCAACTCGACCTGGTGCGCTGGCTGGAGCGTGACTACGGCTTCAGCGAGCTCGACGCGTACCAGTTCGCCTCGCAGACCGTCGAGTCCCCGCTCGCCAACGTCTGCGACACGAACTACACGTGTGTGGCGAAGCTCCGCAAGGAATGGCTGCCGGCACGGGACACCCACCGTGGGCTGCACGCGCACTTGAAGGACGTCGCCGCGACGCTCCCCCGCCCGGACCACCACACCTTCTGA
- a CDS encoding N-acetylmuramoyl-L-alanine amidase, with the protein MDRRPLPSRRRLLQAGALAAVPAAVLPAARASAGAQAVDYPGAESVPASTSNYTASSRPTSYPLNYVIIHVTQETYADALGIFQNPAKQVSAHYVVRSSDGHIAQCVRERNIAWHAGNWDYNTRSIGIEHEGWVDQPEYFTDALYQSSADLTAAICAKYGIPMDRAHILGHSEVPGTDHTDPGPYWDWTRYIRMVNFA; encoded by the coding sequence ATGGACCGAAGGCCACTCCCGAGCCGGCGCCGGTTACTCCAGGCCGGCGCCCTGGCCGCCGTGCCCGCAGCCGTGCTTCCCGCGGCCCGCGCCTCCGCCGGCGCGCAGGCCGTCGACTATCCGGGTGCCGAGTCCGTCCCGGCCAGCACCTCCAACTACACGGCGTCCAGCCGCCCCACCAGCTATCCCCTGAACTACGTGATCATCCACGTCACCCAGGAGACGTACGCCGACGCCCTGGGGATCTTCCAGAACCCGGCCAAGCAGGTCTCCGCGCACTACGTGGTCCGCTCGTCCGACGGCCACATCGCCCAGTGCGTCCGCGAGCGCAACATCGCCTGGCACGCGGGGAACTGGGACTACAACACCCGCAGCATCGGCATCGAGCACGAGGGCTGGGTCGACCAGCCGGAGTACTTCACCGACGCCCTGTACCAGTCGTCCGCCGACCTGACGGCCGCGATCTGCGCCAAGTACGGCATTCCGATGGACCGCGCGCACATCCTCGGGCACTCCGAGGTCCCCGGCACGGACCACACCGACCCGGGCCCTTACTGGGACTGGACCCGCTACATCCGCATGGTCAACTTCGCCTGA
- a CDS encoding GAF domain-containing protein → MTDPWVALEPGTDPSERVRVLRRAHETFTAAGTVSRPVRSVVADSWRRSAGAHVNPDASASVELSDGDLGTYRAEHPLARVMPLFRELMGTFARDGEHLLAVCDAHGRLLWVEGDRTTRQRAGTMNFVPGARWSETAMGTNAPGTAVAVDRPVQVFAAEHFIRRVQPWTCAAAPVHDPRSGRLLGAVDITGGDGLAHPHSLAFVQAVARAAESQLALLAPPPSDADSLRLTALGRDEALLVTSAGRKIRLSRRHSEILVLLARHPEGLTGDELLCALYEDESVTPVTLRAELARLRRVLGPDILGSRPYRLASPVESDFGTVERRLGTGAVTAAAAAFGGPLLPGSQAPAVVRVRRRLTDEIRAALIARGDPDLLADWAHAPWGEEDIDVWRALASVRPAPPVLARLRELDAEQAAHGSPTSYATYLQRPRA, encoded by the coding sequence TTGACCGATCCATGGGTGGCCCTGGAGCCGGGCACCGATCCGTCCGAGCGGGTACGGGTCCTGCGCCGGGCGCACGAGACGTTCACCGCCGCGGGGACCGTGTCCCGGCCGGTGCGCTCCGTGGTGGCCGATTCCTGGCGGCGCTCCGCCGGGGCGCACGTCAACCCGGACGCGTCCGCGTCGGTGGAGCTGAGCGACGGCGACCTCGGGACCTATCGCGCCGAGCATCCGCTGGCCCGGGTCATGCCGCTGTTCCGTGAGCTCATGGGGACGTTCGCCCGGGACGGCGAGCATCTGCTCGCCGTGTGCGACGCGCACGGCAGGCTGCTGTGGGTCGAGGGCGACCGGACGACCCGGCAGCGGGCGGGGACGATGAACTTCGTGCCGGGCGCACGCTGGTCGGAGACGGCGATGGGGACGAACGCGCCGGGTACGGCCGTGGCGGTCGACCGGCCCGTCCAGGTGTTCGCCGCCGAGCACTTCATCCGGCGCGTCCAGCCGTGGACCTGCGCGGCGGCTCCCGTGCACGATCCACGTTCGGGGCGGCTGCTCGGCGCCGTCGACATCACGGGCGGGGACGGGCTGGCCCATCCGCACAGCCTGGCGTTCGTGCAGGCGGTGGCCCGTGCGGCGGAGTCGCAGCTCGCGCTGCTCGCACCGCCGCCCTCGGACGCGGACAGCCTCCGGCTCACCGCGCTCGGCCGGGACGAGGCGCTCCTCGTCACCAGCGCCGGACGCAAGATCCGGCTCAGCCGCCGGCACAGCGAGATCCTCGTCCTGCTGGCCCGCCACCCGGAGGGCCTGACCGGCGACGAACTGCTGTGCGCGCTGTACGAGGACGAGTCGGTCACTCCCGTCACTCTGCGGGCCGAACTGGCGCGCCTGCGCCGGGTTCTCGGCCCCGACATCCTCGGCTCGCGCCCCTACCGCCTGGCCTCCCCCGTCGAGTCCGACTTCGGGACGGTCGAGCGGCGCCTGGGGACGGGTGCGGTGACGGCGGCCGCCGCCGCGTTCGGCGGGCCGCTGCTGCCCGGCTCGCAGGCTCCGGCCGTCGTTCGTGTACGGCGCAGGCTCACCGACGAGATACGGGCCGCGCTCATCGCGCGGGGCGACCCCGACCTGCTGGCGGACTGGGCGCACGCACCCTGGGGCGAGGAGGACATCGACGTGTGGCGGGCGCTGGCCTCGGTGCGTCCCGCGCCGCCCGTGCTGGCCCGTCTCAGGGAGCTCGACGCGGAGCAGGCCGCGCACGGCTCCCCGACGTCGTACGCAACGTATCTGCAACGTCCGCGCGCCTAG
- the exaC gene encoding acetaldehyde dehydrogenase ExaC, protein MTLYAAPGTNGSVVSYQSRYDHFIGGEYVPPALGQYFENPSPVNGKPFTEIARGTEADVERALDAAHAAAPAWGRTSPTARADILLKIADRMEANLEKLAVAESWENGKPVRETLAADIPLAIDHFRYFAGALRAQEGSLSEIDDDTIAYHFHEPLGVVAQIIPWNFPILMATWKLAPALAAGNAVVLKPAEQTPASIHYWLSLVADLLPPGVVNVVNGFGVEAGKPLASSARVAKVAFTGETTTGRLIMQYASENIKPVTLELGGKSPNIFFDDVWAEDDDFRDKALEGFTMFALNQGEVCTCPSRALIQQGHYSEFLDAAIARTEAIKPGNPLDTDTMIGAQASNDQLQKILSYLDIGQQEGAKVLTGGQRIEYDGELAGGYYVQPTIFEGNNRMRIFQEEIFGPVVSVASFADYDDAIKIANDTLYGLGAGVWTRDINTAYRAGRSIQAGRVWTNCYHAYPAHAAFGGYKQSGIGRENHKMMLEHYQQTKNVLVSYSPKKLGFF, encoded by the coding sequence ATGACCCTTTACGCAGCGCCCGGTACCAACGGCTCAGTCGTCTCCTACCAGTCCCGCTACGACCACTTCATCGGCGGCGAGTACGTGCCGCCGGCCCTCGGCCAGTACTTCGAGAACCCGAGTCCGGTCAACGGTAAGCCGTTCACCGAGATCGCCCGGGGCACCGAGGCGGACGTCGAGCGCGCCCTCGACGCGGCGCACGCCGCCGCCCCCGCCTGGGGCCGTACGTCACCCACCGCACGCGCCGACATCCTCCTCAAGATCGCCGACCGGATGGAGGCGAACCTGGAGAAGCTGGCGGTCGCCGAGAGCTGGGAGAACGGCAAGCCGGTCCGTGAGACGCTCGCCGCCGACATCCCGCTCGCCATCGACCACTTCCGCTACTTCGCGGGTGCCCTGCGCGCCCAGGAGGGCTCGCTCAGCGAGATCGACGACGACACGATCGCGTACCACTTCCACGAGCCGCTCGGCGTCGTGGCGCAGATCATTCCGTGGAACTTCCCGATCCTGATGGCCACTTGGAAGCTGGCTCCGGCGCTCGCCGCGGGCAACGCGGTCGTCCTCAAGCCCGCCGAGCAGACCCCGGCGTCCATCCACTACTGGCTGAGCCTGGTGGCCGACCTGCTGCCGCCGGGTGTCGTGAACGTCGTCAACGGCTTCGGCGTGGAGGCGGGCAAGCCGCTCGCGTCCAGCGCGCGCGTGGCGAAGGTCGCGTTCACCGGCGAGACGACCACGGGCCGGCTGATCATGCAGTACGCGTCCGAGAACATCAAGCCGGTCACCCTCGAGCTCGGCGGCAAGTCGCCGAACATCTTCTTCGACGACGTGTGGGCGGAGGACGACGACTTCCGCGACAAGGCCCTCGAGGGCTTCACGATGTTCGCCCTCAACCAGGGCGAGGTCTGCACGTGCCCCTCGCGTGCGCTGATCCAGCAGGGTCACTACAGCGAGTTTCTCGACGCGGCGATCGCGCGCACGGAGGCCATCAAGCCGGGCAACCCGCTCGACACCGACACGATGATCGGCGCCCAGGCGTCCAACGACCAGCTCCAGAAGATCCTCTCCTACCTGGACATCGGCCAGCAGGAGGGCGCAAAGGTCCTGACGGGCGGTCAGCGCATTGAGTACGACGGCGAGTTGGCGGGCGGATACTACGTCCAGCCCACGATCTTCGAGGGCAACAACCGCATGCGGATCTTCCAGGAGGAGATCTTCGGCCCGGTCGTCTCGGTCGCCTCGTTCGCCGACTACGACGACGCCATCAAGATCGCCAACGACACGCTGTACGGCCTCGGCGCGGGCGTGTGGACCCGGGACATCAACACGGCCTACCGGGCGGGCCGTTCGATCCAGGCGGGCCGCGTCTGGACGAACTGCTACCACGCCTACCCGGCCCACGCAGCCTTCGGCGGCTACAAGCAGTCGGGAATCGGCCGCGAGAACCACAAGATGATGCTGGAGCACTACCAGCAGACGAAGAACGTTTTGGTTTCATACAGCCCTAAGAAACTTGGATTCTTCTAG
- a CDS encoding amidase, whose amino-acid sequence MNPNDAGADLAYLSATEARRLFDAGELSPVELMHAVIARAEQTEPVVNAFTEQLFDEALQQARHAEDRFLGKGGLTPRPLEGIPVATKEKHAIAGRSLTEGSLVNVGNTATENAPVIDRILDAGGIVHARTATPEFSIATFTHGRLWGVTRNPWNPDFTPGGSSGGAGACLAAGTALLASASDIGGSTRIPAAFTGTVGYKAPYGRIPGVAPLSADHYRGDGPMARTVDDCITFANVLAGPDPRDHVSLRPKLVLPTEYDAVAGMRIALCLRLGAYDVHPEIEAKTRAVASALTDAGAIVEEIELPWTKDDLLISAAAHFSTIFGALVREIEAEHRDRMSPYAAAFADTMAVAREQVTYLDGLRVETRLQRELAEAIAPFDALICPTTAVPGLPAGDDLLGRLVVNGEDHGEPLWAAMTLPFNISNRCPVLNVPSGHSSWGLPTGVQIVGHTYDDPTVFRIGKAVEQLRTWAYTPNHRPSVQPTPLVLSATD is encoded by the coding sequence ATGAACCCGAACGACGCCGGTGCCGATCTCGCCTACCTCAGCGCCACCGAGGCGCGACGGCTCTTCGATGCCGGCGAGCTCTCCCCGGTGGAGCTGATGCACGCGGTCATCGCCCGCGCGGAACAGACCGAACCGGTCGTCAACGCCTTCACCGAGCAGCTCTTCGACGAGGCACTCCAACAGGCCCGGCACGCCGAGGACCGCTTCCTCGGCAAGGGCGGCCTGACGCCGCGCCCGCTGGAAGGCATCCCGGTCGCCACCAAGGAGAAGCACGCCATCGCCGGGCGTTCCCTGACCGAGGGCTCCCTCGTCAACGTCGGCAACACCGCGACCGAGAACGCCCCGGTCATCGACCGGATCCTCGACGCGGGCGGCATCGTCCACGCCCGCACCGCCACCCCCGAGTTCTCCATCGCCACCTTCACCCACGGCCGCCTGTGGGGCGTCACCCGCAATCCGTGGAACCCCGACTTCACCCCCGGCGGCTCGTCCGGCGGCGCGGGCGCCTGCCTCGCCGCCGGTACCGCGCTGCTCGCCTCCGCCTCCGACATCGGCGGCTCGACCCGCATCCCCGCCGCCTTCACCGGCACCGTCGGGTACAAGGCCCCGTACGGCCGGATACCCGGCGTCGCACCGCTGTCCGCCGACCACTACCGCGGCGACGGCCCCATGGCACGCACCGTCGACGACTGCATCACCTTCGCCAACGTCCTGGCAGGCCCCGACCCGCGCGACCACGTGTCGCTGCGCCCGAAACTCGTCCTGCCGACCGAGTACGACGCGGTCGCCGGGATGCGCATCGCCCTGTGCCTGCGCCTGGGTGCCTACGACGTCCACCCGGAGATCGAGGCCAAGACCCGCGCCGTCGCCAGCGCCCTCACCGACGCGGGCGCGATCGTCGAGGAGATCGAACTCCCGTGGACCAAGGACGACCTCCTCATCAGTGCCGCCGCACACTTCTCCACGATCTTCGGCGCCCTCGTCCGCGAGATCGAAGCCGAGCACCGCGACCGGATGTCGCCGTACGCGGCAGCCTTCGCCGATACCATGGCCGTCGCCCGTGAGCAGGTCACCTACCTCGACGGCCTGCGCGTCGAGACCCGGCTGCAGCGCGAACTGGCTGAGGCGATTGCCCCCTTCGACGCCCTGATCTGCCCGACCACGGCCGTTCCGGGACTGCCCGCCGGAGACGATCTCCTGGGGCGTCTGGTGGTGAACGGCGAGGACCACGGCGAGCCGCTGTGGGCGGCCATGACGCTGCCCTTCAACATCAGCAACCGCTGCCCCGTCCTCAACGTGCCAAGCGGCCACTCCAGTTGGGGCCTTCCGACCGGCGTCCAGATCGTCGGCCACACCTATGACGACCCGACCGTCTTCCGCATCGGCAAGGCCGTAGAGCAACTCCGCACCTGGGCATACACCCCGAACCACCGACCGAGCGTCCAGCCGACGCCTCTCGTACTGTCGGCCACTGATTGA
- a CDS encoding alpha/beta hydrolase: MPLDPDIAAFLRRLQQLGAPEPGENAVARARARLRALTADHLDQAAKPEVATVTSTVLADSVPARVYRPHATTPVPTVVYLHGGGWVAGDLDTHDVHARNLCRDLDAVVVSVDYRLAPEHRFPAAVEDAYAALTWVARHADAFGGDPARLVVGGDSAGATLSAVCAQQAHADGLSLAAQLLVYPSTDMSGAYPSRAENGEGYFLTTTELHWFFEQYLGVSPSDPASAAFGADPRVAPLRAKDLSGLAPAVVATAEYDPLRDEGDAYAEALRGAGVGVAHRRFDGLVHGFYGMDHLSHAAGEATAWINAALKRLLG, from the coding sequence GTGCCTCTGGACCCGGACATTGCCGCGTTCTTGCGAAGGCTCCAGCAACTCGGCGCCCCAGAACCAGGGGAGAACGCTGTTGCACGGGCCAGAGCCCGGCTGCGGGCGCTGACCGCCGACCACCTCGACCAGGCCGCAAAGCCCGAGGTCGCGACGGTGACCTCGACGGTGCTGGCGGATTCCGTCCCGGCCCGTGTCTACCGGCCGCATGCCACGACGCCCGTGCCAACGGTGGTGTACCTGCACGGCGGCGGCTGGGTGGCCGGCGACCTCGACACACACGACGTGCACGCCCGGAACCTGTGCCGCGACCTCGACGCCGTCGTGGTGAGCGTCGACTACCGGCTCGCGCCCGAGCATCGTTTCCCCGCCGCGGTTGAGGACGCTTACGCCGCCCTGACCTGGGTCGCGCGGCACGCGGACGCGTTCGGCGGCGACCCTGCCCGGCTGGTCGTCGGCGGCGACAGCGCCGGAGCGACGCTTTCCGCCGTGTGCGCACAGCAGGCCCACGCCGACGGACTGTCGCTCGCCGCCCAACTCCTGGTCTACCCCAGCACGGACATGTCCGGCGCTTACCCGTCGCGGGCCGAGAACGGCGAAGGCTACTTCCTCACCACCACAGAACTGCACTGGTTCTTCGAGCAGTACCTCGGCGTCAGCCCCTCCGATCCTGCCTCCGCCGCGTTCGGCGCCGACCCGCGGGTCGCACCCCTGCGGGCGAAGGACCTGTCCGGGCTCGCTCCGGCCGTCGTGGCCACCGCGGAGTACGACCCGCTGCGTGATGAGGGAGACGCGTACGCCGAAGCGCTGCGGGGCGCCGGCGTAGGCGTCGCGCACCGGCGGTTCGACGGCCTCGTCCACGGCTTCTACGGCATGGACCACCTCAGCCATGCCGCAGGGGAGGCGACGGCCTGGATCAACGCCGCGCTCAAACGACTGCTCGGCTGA
- a CDS encoding amidohydrolase, which produces MTAAPIARLLSGFPERLPGLMALYEDLHAHPELSFQEFRTAGVVAERLREQGWEVTEGVGGTGVVGVLANGEGPVVLLRADMDGLPVRERTQLPYASQEMGVDSEGNKVPVMHACGHDMHVTCLLGVTAQLAAARGEWHGTVVAVFQPAEEVGGAPAMIEDGFLDRFPRADVCLGQHVSPAPVGLVGTRPGTVMAASDSLRVRLHGRGGHGSTPETTVDPIVMAAAVVMRLQTVVSREVGAAQTAVVTVGSLHAGTKENIIPDTADLRINIRSTTPVVRERVLAAVERIVRAEAAASGAPKEPEITALNAFSVTVNDTAATGTVLTAIAEVLGSERVFTLPEPLTGSEDFGTFGTALGVPSVFWHFGGGDPAHFEHIDPDTLLTDGLPDTVPANHSPYFAPVPEPTIHTGVTALLAAAAHWLCAGDRQEK; this is translated from the coding sequence ATGACCGCCGCCCCCATCGCGCGCCTGCTGTCCGGCTTCCCGGAGCGGCTGCCCGGCCTGATGGCCCTCTACGAAGACCTGCACGCCCACCCGGAGTTGTCCTTCCAGGAGTTCCGTACGGCCGGAGTTGTCGCGGAACGGCTGCGCGAGCAGGGCTGGGAGGTCACCGAGGGCGTCGGCGGCACCGGTGTCGTCGGGGTCCTGGCAAACGGAGAGGGTCCGGTGGTCCTGCTCCGCGCCGACATGGACGGGCTCCCGGTGCGGGAGCGGACGCAACTGCCGTACGCCTCCCAGGAGATGGGCGTCGACAGTGAGGGCAACAAGGTTCCCGTCATGCACGCTTGCGGCCATGACATGCACGTCACCTGCCTGCTCGGCGTGACCGCCCAACTCGCCGCCGCCCGTGGGGAATGGCATGGCACGGTCGTCGCGGTGTTCCAGCCGGCGGAGGAGGTCGGCGGGGCACCGGCCATGATCGAGGACGGCTTCCTGGATCGCTTTCCACGCGCGGATGTCTGCCTCGGCCAGCATGTGTCCCCGGCCCCCGTCGGTCTCGTCGGCACCCGCCCGGGCACGGTGATGGCCGCCTCCGACAGCCTGCGGGTCCGCCTTCACGGCCGCGGCGGACACGGCTCCACGCCTGAGACGACCGTCGATCCGATCGTCATGGCCGCCGCGGTCGTCATGCGGCTGCAGACGGTCGTCTCCCGGGAGGTGGGGGCGGCGCAGACCGCCGTGGTGACCGTCGGTTCGCTGCACGCGGGCACCAAGGAGAACATCATTCCCGACACGGCGGACCTGCGGATCAACATTCGCTCCACGACGCCCGTCGTACGGGAGCGGGTCCTGGCGGCTGTCGAACGGATCGTCCGTGCCGAGGCGGCCGCGTCCGGCGCGCCCAAGGAGCCCGAAATCACCGCTCTCAACGCCTTCTCCGTCACGGTCAACGACACCGCGGCCACCGGCACCGTACTGACCGCGATCGCCGAAGTCCTGGGCAGTGAGCGGGTGTTCACCCTTCCCGAACCCCTCACCGGCAGCGAGGACTTCGGCACCTTCGGCACGGCGCTCGGTGTTCCCTCGGTCTTCTGGCACTTCGGGGGCGGCGACCCGGCCCACTTCGAGCACATCGACCCCGACACCTTGCTGACGGACGGCCTGCCAGACACGGTCCCGGCCAACCACTCTCCGTACTTCGCCCCCGTACCCGAACCCACGATCCACACCGGCGTGACGGCGCTGCTCGCGGCGGCCGCCCACTGGCTGTGTGCCGGCGACCGACAGGAGAAGTGA
- a CDS encoding MFS transporter yields MSAPPPQPVRRTVRITIVLLFTAWLVDYADRLVINLALPSIGDEFDVGRGEQGLIVSAFFLAYALCQIPGGLLADRYGAQRIMLWALLSWSVFTALTGFAWSFAVLLLMRFAFGAAEGVFPPASMKVLVERTTPAQRMGANGVIMSSNALAGVLTPLLVAPLIAAFGWRSAFYSTAALGVFVLVAIRVWLPAPLPPTEPETRVARRRAGGVLRQGVIWRFSAMMFGYSVIVWGLSTWIPSYVSEEYGVSLASTGALVAIPGLAATGAIVVGGRLADRLGGHHRRVIVPSMTVAAVTLLFMVFSPSLIGFIVFGTLATTAVSLCYMPILAVPLGGLAPEDVGVGSGAIVFGGQVAGMVAPPVIGVLADAFSFKVAFASLVLGAAIAAVMTLLTPQDAATFRTVTGAPELPTPAKEHS; encoded by the coding sequence GTGTCTGCTCCGCCCCCTCAGCCCGTCCGCAGAACCGTCCGGATCACGATCGTGCTGCTGTTCACCGCCTGGCTGGTCGACTACGCCGACCGGCTCGTCATCAACCTGGCCCTGCCCTCCATCGGCGACGAGTTCGACGTGGGCCGCGGGGAACAGGGCCTGATCGTCTCGGCGTTCTTCCTCGCCTACGCCCTGTGCCAAATCCCCGGCGGCCTGCTCGCCGACCGGTACGGTGCCCAGCGGATCATGCTCTGGGCCCTGCTGTCCTGGTCGGTGTTCACCGCGCTGACCGGCTTCGCCTGGTCGTTCGCCGTCCTGCTGCTCATGCGGTTCGCGTTCGGCGCGGCCGAGGGCGTCTTCCCGCCCGCCTCGATGAAGGTCCTCGTCGAGCGGACCACACCGGCCCAGCGCATGGGCGCCAACGGCGTGATCATGAGCTCGAACGCCCTCGCCGGGGTCCTCACCCCGCTCCTCGTCGCGCCTCTGATCGCCGCTTTCGGGTGGCGCTCGGCGTTCTACTCGACGGCGGCCCTCGGCGTGTTCGTCCTGGTGGCGATACGGGTATGGCTCCCCGCGCCGCTGCCGCCGACGGAGCCGGAGACCCGCGTCGCCCGGCGGCGCGCGGGCGGCGTCCTGCGTCAAGGCGTGATCTGGCGGTTCAGCGCCATGATGTTCGGCTACAGCGTGATCGTCTGGGGTCTCAGCACCTGGATCCCGTCCTACGTCAGCGAGGAGTACGGCGTCTCGCTCGCCTCGACCGGCGCCCTCGTGGCGATTCCCGGTCTCGCCGCGACCGGCGCGATCGTCGTCGGCGGGCGGCTCGCGGACCGTCTCGGCGGCCACCACCGCAGGGTGATCGTGCCCAGCATGACGGTGGCCGCCGTCACGCTGCTGTTCATGGTCTTCTCGCCGTCGCTCATCGGTTTCATCGTCTTCGGCACGCTCGCCACGACCGCCGTCTCCCTCTGCTACATGCCGATCCTTGCCGTGCCGCTGGGCGGCCTCGCGCCCGAGGACGTCGGCGTGGGCAGTGGCGCGATCGTCTTCGGCGGCCAGGTGGCCGGGATGGTCGCCCCGCCCGTCATCGGCGTGCTCGCCGACGCCTTCTCCTTCAAGGTGGCCTTCGCCTCCCTGGTGCTCGGCGCGGCCATCGCCGCCGTGATGACACTCCTCACCCCGCAGGACGCCGCCACCTTCCGGACCGTCACCGGCGCGCCGGAACTCCCCACGCCCGCAAAGGAGCACTCATGA
- a CDS encoding Lrp/AsnC family transcriptional regulator — translation MTGIPGELQENISGGATVPDSRGTGGAAPFSELDLALVDALQAAPRAPWSRIGRALGVDATTAARRWERLRAGGLAWVSAYDSAKATTVAYVEVRCRPRAVESAGAALADMPWVFSVDETAGEFDLLASVVAADLPSLGRSVHSLIGGLRGVRSTRTRLGITLYSEGGDWRMRAMEPSGDAELSAPRTSHPVAYSAHMHHRPPPEDQALLEALGRDGRLGYTDLGTATGMSEHTARRRLQRMIRDRDITFRCDLAHPLAGLSTVVLYRTAVPHTHLEATGNALGRREEVRLAVSVSGSDNLLVMVWLRGLHAIDPFEAHLADRFPHLKVSDRTVFLHSRKRMGRLLDTTGRAVGHVPFSLPQV, via the coding sequence GTGACAGGAATCCCTGGAGAATTGCAGGAAAACATCTCGGGAGGAGCCACAGTCCCTGATTCCCGCGGGACCGGCGGGGCTGCTCCGTTCTCCGAGTTGGACCTGGCCCTCGTCGACGCGCTCCAGGCCGCTCCCCGGGCACCGTGGTCCCGGATCGGCCGGGCCCTCGGCGTGGACGCGACCACGGCGGCCCGCCGCTGGGAACGGCTGCGCGCGGGCGGTCTGGCCTGGGTCAGCGCGTACGACTCCGCGAAGGCGACGACCGTCGCCTACGTCGAGGTCAGGTGCCGGCCCCGGGCCGTGGAATCCGCCGGCGCCGCCCTGGCCGACATGCCCTGGGTCTTCAGCGTCGACGAGACGGCCGGCGAATTCGATCTCCTCGCGTCGGTCGTCGCCGCCGACCTGCCCTCCCTCGGCCGCTCGGTGCACAGCCTGATCGGCGGCCTGAGAGGCGTACGGTCCACCCGCACACGCCTCGGCATCACCCTGTACAGCGAAGGCGGCGACTGGCGCATGCGGGCCATGGAACCGTCCGGTGACGCGGAACTCTCCGCTCCGCGCACCTCGCACCCGGTCGCGTACAGCGCCCACATGCACCACCGGCCGCCGCCCGAGGACCAGGCCCTCCTGGAAGCCCTCGGCCGTGACGGACGCCTCGGCTACACCGACCTGGGCACCGCGACCGGCATGAGCGAACACACCGCCCGCCGCCGGCTCCAGCGGATGATCCGGGACCGGGACATCACCTTCCGCTGCGACCTCGCCCACCCCCTCGCCGGGCTGTCGACCGTCGTGCTCTACCGCACCGCGGTCCCGCACACCCACCTCGAAGCCACGGGCAACGCGCTGGGCCGACGGGAAGAGGTCCGCCTGGCCGTGTCCGTCAGCGGCTCCGACAACCTCCTCGTCATGGTCTGGCTGCGCGGCCTGCACGCCATCGACCCCTTCGAGGCGCACCTCGCGGATCGCTTCCCGCACCTGAAGGTCAGCGACCGCACCGTTTTCCTCCACTCCCGCAAACGCATGGGCCGCCTCCTCGACACCACCGGCCGCGCCGTCGGGCACGTCCCCTTCTCCTTGCCGCAGGTCTGA
- a CDS encoding transposase, with product MGSKSNRSRRYTEEFKRDAIALVRSSGRSVTEVARELGVSAEGLRNWAKQDQVDPGQGAPGELTTAEREELRRLRKLAREQAETIEVLRQAAVFFAKESDR from the coding sequence GTGGGAAGCAAGAGCAACCGCAGTAGGCGGTACACGGAGGAGTTCAAGCGCGATGCGATCGCGCTCGTCCGGTCCTCCGGCAGGTCCGTCACCGAGGTGGCCCGGGAACTCGGCGTCAGTGCCGAAGGGCTGCGCAACTGGGCTAAGCAGGATCAGGTCGACCCGGGCCAGGGGGCGCCGGGCGAGCTGACGACGGCCGAGCGAGAGGAGTTGCGCCGACTGCGCAAGCTGGCCCGCGAGCAGGCCGAAACGATCGAGGTACTGCGACAAGCGGCGGTCTTCTTCGCGAAGGAGAGCGATCGATGA